The DNA window ACCAACCAGTTCTTTTGTCCTTCTGAGGTTCTTCCGATGAAGGTGTCAGAGCCAAAGTCGAAGACTGCCACCGCAAAATCTTCACCGGTGATTACCCTACGAGGTATGTCCTTGTCACACCCGATCTAGGAaaagtaaccgaatgcatcctaTATGTGCGACAGGATCAAGTTTCGCatatacagtagacgtcacaagcgaatatccgaaacaatacATTGACGGAaaggagtataatagtactttattacataaccgacagtcttaatcttaagcgagtaaataaacatcgataaatagcagcggacatttagcttcacaggcagttgactgggagacatacgcctaaaattctccaatatcttcaggaaactccggacaaaaaatcttgttctaagcagcattggttttaaatAAAGCAAGcttgagtacacttatggttgatactcagcaagtggggtaaattatatgacatgcaaggccaaatcaaggataagctgacatggttttaCTGCGATAAgtattttagttggtcaaattttatttagcaagcattaactaggtgcaagtttataccaacccttaaataagagactaaaataaataaacaacaataaaaaataaagaacatcagcttaaattatctttaagttcaattatcatgtgagggtccaagccgctcttaaccgtgagcacggctgatatatcagttttcactctgcagaggttgtacactttacccacaactcgtgtttcccttgatgcccgggtttgcaaggcccttaaacacttccgaggtgagtgacagggattcactacgaggcctttacaaagattccctaacttatgacaatccgctaaggtttcaagccaaagcggtcataaccctccctaatgagggagtaccttagccaaggaccacatagccatttgcctcaaaaggaccgagctataccccgtcaatgcaacccctcttgccctttcggtaagatcatcacaagctaaggtttctaattaattagtcaagaccagagccatacagtaattgtggttgtactgttttcctgggtggttctccatattccaattgattcaatattcttaattatcaccaaacAGCGTTCCAGAAAAGGTAAAACATCATCATTGATATCCGAATTATCCAACCCCTCTCTATGCAGAAGCAATAAGCGTAGCTACAACGTAAATATAaacacccaggtttaatcaaggaagataaattgaaactaggcatgtccttaacttgggttccatcatattttAGACACATGCATGCGTATAAAGTAAAgatgtaattgtgatattaaatagggctgaaacatgatcaaggaccatttgccttcgttagcaaactgctgctgctcaggaaattcttcaaagtcttgaccgtGCAGAttctcgaactgcgcaccatctaacgtcgcacacaagcacatacaggcAAACagtgcaaataataagaaacagtacaccaatcaatataaacagaacaaaataatattttaaaatcattgtataagtcgtaaggatcgcgtgagcgcaagaatcgatgaaatcggagttaaaacggagaagttagggctaaaacagggttccaggggcttatctgcgaaagatttggatctaaaagaaCCTAAAATAAAGAATCCAGGGGCTAGATtgaaattaaaccctagacagaggggttagaacgcaaaaTCAAGGGACAAAGGACggtgggttctattttggaaaactacaggggtctaaacagaagagaAAGGACTtaaacgcgaatacttttgaactgagatGGAGTGCGGGTTGAATCTGGAAAAACATAAGGGCTATTTTGCAAAGAGGCCATGGTTGACCGGTACTCAGGTTGGTTTGACTCGGGGTTAGATCCGTTCTGGGCCGTCGGATTCTGATCCGACGGTGGGGAGAGCGCAGGCGGTCGAGTCGGcgcggaagcggcggcggggcgtgggcggcgaggcggaggcggtggcggctcaCCGGACTTCACGCGAAATCGCGTTTCCCGGCTCGGGTTCGGCTCGGATTTGGACGGGAAGATAGAGGGCGACGCGGGGAATCAATCTAGGGGGCGGCGAAATTGGCCGTGGCAATggtgcgacggcgagcggcgtcTCGGGGACTCCGGCAAGCTCGTGCGGGCACGGGagcgcgagagggagagggagagacggCCGGGAAGcttcctcaccaccacgtggtGCTCCGGGGATGGTCGATCGACGGCGGGCGACAGCGgaagggcggcgcggcggcgggccggaGCTCGAGCTGCAATGGCGGCTCGGGTGCTAGGGTTTtgagcggggcggcggctgcggcgtgggGGGATGAGGCGTGGGGGTGCGGCGGCTTAAGTAGGGGCGGCTgagggcgcctgggcgtgcgggcccgaggcggatacGGCGGAGGGAGCGGAGTCCCGGTCGGGCGCGGGGAAGGAAAGTCCAACAGGTGGGGCTTGCGCGCCAGAGAGAGGGAGCGGGGCACAGGCGGGTCGGGCCGGGAGCGAGGAAATGGGCCGCGCGCGGGGAACTGGGCTGGAACGGGGGAGTGGGCCGCGCGCGCAgggaaagaaaggaagagagatGGCCGCGGGCCGGGCTGCcgggggaaaaggaagaaagggagagagaggaagtggccggctggctgggcccaaaggagagaaAAAAGATAAAAACAAACCATTGCTTTTGAGTTTGAacatgaaatttgaattcaaatttaaatcccAATAAACCACAACcaatgaaacaatgcaaagagcatgaatgcacatatCATATATTTCCCTTACATTTATTTTTTATACTTAAcgaaaattgtttatcaaaaatCCTATGACTCCTTTAACCTATCCTGTTATTAAATTTTTGCACTGAAAAATTTAGGGTATTACGGTCCTACACCTACTCGCGATGGATCCCCTTTCTGGATAAGCTGTTCATTGATTAGGGTCGGCCGGTGAAGCGACAGGCGGCAGATCCTAGTTTCTATGATGCAGTGACGACTTTCGGCTGTCTACCGGAGCGTTCAGCGTCTCAAGAGCGTGTCATGTTTAGCGTGCAACTTATTGGCGTTTCAAACTGTAAGTGTTCTTCGTCGACACGGGTATCAGCCTTGAGTTTCATCCTTGGTATGCTTCTTCATAGTGGGCGGTGGAGGAGAACCGGGCTGCGGCGGCAACGGTTGGCGGCGACGGAGATCACCGAGAGCATTTTTTGGGCTTCAATGTAATTTTTTTTACTTTCAGAGGTGCTTGTTTAAGGTGCTCGATGTAATTTTCTTTGTATCTTTTCAATAAAATTTCAGCCCGGTGCAGTCAAAAAAGATCCCTTGCTATCCGGCGTGATGGCCACTAGCTATCCTAATTGGCATGTACCTTCTGTTTTTACAGAATATGTTGGTGCCTCAGATGTGCTGCTCGTGGTGCCTCTGAAAAGGTGGCCGGCTTCACAAGTGGCAGGTTCGCTGACGACGGGGACCACCGGAAGAAacttgcaagatttttggttatAATTTATTTTACTTTCAAAGTTGTCTCTGTAAGTTTTGGATGTAAATTATCGGAAGCTTATATGAATTATACTCCCGATTTCTTAAAAAGGAAGTGAGAGCACGGACTCCTAGCCCACCAATCACACGGATCATTTCGGGTCAAGGATCTCGAGGCTCTCACTTGGGAGTCATCATCATATCATTGCCCTATCAAACGAAGCCGCGCGTGGCAGTCGGCGATGGAGGCGCCCGGCAGGACAATCAGTCACGGTCTATTGTGGGCGCTGTGTCGCTGAAAGTGGGACCAGCGGACCGGCAGCTGAAGTTTGGTCTGCACGGCGCATGGGACACCGGGTCTACTCCTCGAGCTCGAGGACACTTGGTCCGACCGTGCGAGTGGGTTGTACGCCTTCAACTGTTACCAGGACCCACCCCCTCTGCTGCCTTTGGCATCAAAAGTGGTCGCTGCACCGGGTCTCCATGAACCCATGTACAGTAGAAAGACGCGAGCCCagagccaaaaaaaaaagatctcAGTTAGTTATGCAACTTTTTTTTACACCGCGTCTGAAACTCTACGAGTGTCAGGAACAAGAACAAAGCTGGAAAATGGAGATGAGAACAAAACAGTTAAGCAGAAGAGCGCGAGTAAAATCAAGGAGGACATCATCATTGTAGCGGGAGAAGACAGCAGGAATCAGCAGTGCTTAGACCGCTGACACCACGGTCCGCCGGTGCGCCGCAGCgcgtcaccggcggcgactcgCCGACGCCGAGCACCATCCGTGGCAGGCCGTCCCCGTCCAGTGGACGGGGTCCAGGGAGACAGCGCCCTGCCAGCCCCCGTCGTCTCAGCGCCTGCCACGACTCGACAAGACAATCAAAGGCGCGCCGGACCAAAGCGCCGCGCGTCCCCACGCCGCTGCAGTGCCGCACTGCACCTGCTGCGCGACCCCATTACTCCACGTCCCCAGGCCAGCAGCACGGCCCCAGCCCCGCTTGCGAAATCACTTTTCACCTCTCatcccccctcctcctccttcctccccgCGGTTGCCACTTAGCCGCTAACCAACCAGCCACCGACTGGAACCGAACCGTCGAACCGAGCCTCGCTGCCGCGGCGGCCATGGACGGCGCGTCGTGGCCCGcgcggtggccgccgccgccgctgccgagcCAGGTACACGGCCCCCCCACGCGCGCATCTTTCGGTGGGGATTTCGGGGGTTCGGTCGGTGCGGGCGCGGAATGTGGGGGGTTTTGGAGGTTTTTTTCGTTCGGCTCCCGAAACCCTCGCCGGTCCCGCGATTCGGGGGCGTGGTTTTGCGGTAGCTCACGGTCACGGATGATGTGCGCGCGATTTGGGGGGTTGGAACGCTGCTGAACGTGCGCGGGGTCGCTTGCTGTCTCACTGTTGAGTGCTGGGGTGCTGCTCGCTAATAACATGGCGCTAATGTTACCCCGTGCGTGTGCAGATGGACGGCGTCACTCTGCGTCACCTGCTCCGCCCCTTCGCCGGGCaggaggccgcggcgggcggccgAGCCGCGGCAGCGCCGGAGCAGCTGGTCACGAATCCTTCGGCCGCGCAATCCGGCCAGCCTGCGAGAGCGGGGCCGAGCAACGAGCTGCTTGCTCAAGTTCCGGGGAGCTATTCCACTTTCGGCCTTGCGCCGGACCTTAAGGCATTGTTTGGTAAGCCAAGTGCGAGCAATGCTGCTGATATCATTGATCTTACTCGGGCTTCTCCGCCCGGCAGCGCTGCCACTGCCACTCTGCCCATGCATTCAAGACATGGATTGACAGCGAGCAGTAGCAATGAGCAGTTCTCTGCTGGAGCACCTTTTAGGAATAAAACTGCTAATGGAATGGGTACTTTTACTGGGGAAGGTTCAACCAAAGAAGGTACAGTTCTATTGAGCTTTGGAGGCACCTTATCCACAATTCTAGCTTTCCTGTGATCTGACTACTCACGGAAATTGCAACTTGCAGGAATGACAGACGGTGGCATACAGTTTCATGACTCAAGTGCGCACGCACTGCAGAAATTGCCGTTCAAATCGACGACTCATCATCATCCTACACTGCTTGGTGATCGTATCCGGGTCACCTGTCTGAACGTTGGTGGGTTCAACTTGCAACGTTGTTACAACCTGACTTGACTACCACAGTATCACTGTGGAGGTAGTCTTTGAAATGGCTAGAATGTTACAGTAAGCGTTTTTCTACCACACCCAAAATCTATATCTGGAATGCCTCTAGTAAATACACAGCCATTTAACCATGACGAGTTGTGTGCAATCAAAACATTTACACCCAACCATTGGACGAGGTTCCTGCCTTCAGCATTTTAATAGCAGTCTGTTTATGTGAAAGGGAGAAAAGTTTAGACTGACTATTAGTTGGATACTTATAGCAATCTATTGATGATGTTGCCTAAATTAATTTCCCTCACTTAACATACATCATTGAAGTTCCTCTGATATGCCCATGGTGATTGAATAGGTGGAGAGTTCTTTGTGGGTGAAGCTGGGCTTTTTGGAGTCATTTGCCTGTGTCATCGGTTGAGAATGTCTGTAGCTAAATTCTGCGAGGTACTCAAGGATCGTCCTAACTATTCTGTTGATTCCACATTTCAACACacataattttttttcttttttctggtAACAGTTATCCACTTTATGTCTAATAAGATTGAAGCTATGTGCTTCCATATGTTTGTTACAGCATGCGGGAGGAACTCCAGAAAAAGCTGGTGAAATAGTCCGTGTGGAGAATGGCATGACTATCGCACAATGGTTCAAATTCTGCATAGGGGTGAGTATTAGATCCAGTTGTGGTTTCATCTGCTGTAATTTAGTTGGTCCAAGTTATGTATTACTAGAACTAAGGGCCTTTTGTCAAATATTAAGCAGAGCTGATGTTATATTTCTTTACCCTTTTGTATGTATCTAGGTGGGAGGATCTATTGCTAGCACCAGGTGGGATTGGCCAGAATGGGCATGTATGAAAAGTTCTCCGGAAGAATACATGTTGAAAAGTCTTGCTTCTAGAAATAGTGGTACGGGAAAAGTAGGGTTATTAGGTGGATATGGAAAAAACACTGGACCTATAAACAACCCAGATTATTCCAGTAATCTGTACATTGAGGGTGGAGGATGCACTAATGTTGACAAGCAAATGAATGGGTCAGATGAAACAAATTACAGAAAGAGTGTTGATGTGCATGAAGCTTTAATAAAGAACTCTGCTTTGCTACAGAATTCCACGATAATGAATTTAGGGCTCGCTAAAAACCATATGGTTCATGCATTGAACCTGAACCCTCTTAGCACACCTAATGGAAGCCTACACTTCGAAGCAAGCAGGGGAAGACATTACAATGGAAATCACTTGGCGCATAATTATGGAATCCTTCCGGAGAAAAACTTAGATGCATCTTTTCATAATCCTGGGCCACATTCAACAAGAGTTGTGAGCCATGATAGTAGGGTGTGCAGACCTGATTTCCCCCACAAAATATTGCAGGACAATTTGTGCAATCcttcaaacactgaattaaagcTTGGACAATCTTCTTATCATCAACCTATGACCACTCTATTTCCATTGGGACAGTCAACAGTAATTGATTTTCAGAAATCTCAATCACATAGGCCATTGGTAAATCAAAGTGAGTTTGCCTCTTATATTGTTCTACTTTCATATTTACTTTGTGCATTGTCATTCAAAGATAGAACATTAGAAGTTGACTATGATAATTACCTATGTAGCATCTCTAGTTTTATGTATGCTTAGCCATGCCAAAACTATTTTTCAAAATGACAAGGCATAATAAGAAACTGTCAAATATTGGTTATTGATAAATATGATTTTTTTAATATGATTTAGAGCGTCATAGCAGAAACATCTGATTAGATTCATGATTACATGTGCACTTCCTGTGAGAGCATTTTCTGCTTTTCTTACACATAATGCCATGATCATGTGGTGCAGATCCTTATCCAAAGCAAGCAACAAAGATCAACAGTAATCTGGCTGAACATAATGAAGCATCCATTAGTACTGGGAATAAGAAGCAACCACTTGAAGTTGCTAATGGAACAAAACATTCTGAAGGTGGTGAGCGTACAGATGATACATCCAAGAATTCATTTATCTCATTATTTCTTTCACACCTTGAGAGGAATAGTACACCCGAACACATTGATGATATTCTCAACAGTAATGAGCATTATCATCCAAAGAATCCTGATGTTGCATGTGGTTCTGATCATCCAAAAATTGCCAGTAGACAGATTGAGACAAGGGTTAATGATTATCATCCGAAGTTGCCCCCAACCATTATTCATATGAATAGAAGATCAGAGGGAATTTCTCTTTCAGGGGCTTACAGTGGAGATAATCCTCAAGATACATTCCATGCTAATAGTCAGGAAAAATTGATTCATGGGGATTGCCCATCACGTTTGCTGCCTAATCAACCTAATGCTGGACTTTCGAAAAATTGTGCAAGAGTTTCATGTCCTGCAAATTGCATGAGCTGCACTCACGTGGCTAATAAATCCCATCAGGTTGCACATGGTGAAATTGGGGTTCCTTTCTATGATAAAATGGTAAGTGAACCTTGCTCTTGCACATAGCAGAAGCAACAACAAACACAGCCGTGAAAATTGTTCTTCTTTATTGCTTTTATAATCCAAGCATTTTGTGCAGCCCAGGGGCCAGGGTACTTTTGAGCGAGTTGATGACTTATGCACACATAGAAGTTTGAGAGCTTATGCCAAAATCAACTGCGAGAATGGGAAGTCTTGCTGTTCTTCTAGGGAGTTTCTACCTAGCTCTTGCCAAAATGATCAGTCAACACTGGGAAAATCGATTTGTGCATGCTGTTGCAAAATTCGGGAAGATGTTTCCAAACTTGGTTTTATACCTGGTCACTTGTGCAGAACTTCATTTTCTAGTGATCTTGGTCCAGTTCTAGCCAGTAAGCCTACCCTTGAAGGTTGGTTTCTTGATCTACGAAGGTTGTGTCTATGATGGACAATTGTTGAACTGTTGCCATGTCTTAATTTGTTGCAACACTTCTTTTTTGTTTCAGGGCAAGATGAACTTTGTGCCTGCTCCACATTTGCGGAAAGATCATCACTACGTTCTCGAGAACACATCTTGCAGtcttcttgttatgcatgtccCATTGATGGATTGTACTACAGAAGGTAAACTGATTTATTTGATCCTTTTGTTCTGTTATTGCTATTCTGGCTGGCTATTGCCATCACATTATGCACCTTTGTTTTTCTCGTGTATACATTGGTCAATGTTTTAGCACCATGATTGTTACCAAGATGCACGATATTGATTATGTCATCACATTCCTTCCCTATTCTGGCTAATTGATCTACCAGCTTACATACTGTATAATTTGAAAAGAGAGTAGTTCAGGGCTTTAGAGTCACCTTACAGTTAAGGGGTCTGAAAAACTTTTTCCATCCTTTAATTCAAATATAATTGCATTCTTTCTGAGCTGTGATCCTTCCTGCACTTTCATTGGGTGCATGGACATATTTACTTTACATCTGTGCCAGACTAAGATGCCACAACGCTTTGCAGTTAGGGTCTATCCGGGGTGTCTATACATCCATaacccacccccacccccaaaACACATACACTAAAAAAAAGGAATAATCAACATGAAATCAATGCTACAGACTCATCACTAAAAATGGTTTCATAATAGATAACTCTTTCCATATAAATTGCTGTCTCGATGTCCTAATGGACTTATATTTTGGACCAGGGGACTATTATTCTCCTAATACTTAATTTCTTCATGGGGGCACGTGCGTGCTGTACTCTATATAAAATTTCTTCTTAATGCAATGATGCGCATTCAAGAAAAAAATGATTTTAATTTCACTGTACTTCATTCTTTTACCCTAGCCACTTTGCATCACATTTCAGACTTAATGAATGTGCTTTTGTACCTATCTGCATGCTTCCTTACATTGTACTTCTATTTATTGCAGTTCTATGGGACATGCAGCAGATAGCTTGACAAACCACCCTCTGTTTGATGCACTTAACACAAAAGAACAAGGTCCTTGTTGTAATGGAAGATGCTGCTATTCTGTAGTCCCTAAATGTTTGTCTGGTTGTGGCTTTACAAAACACTGTGATGTCAGAATTGATCAAATTGCTCATAATGCACCTAAAGGCAAACACCAGCTGCAAATGCCTACCAGATGCTGCACATTGGAAGAAAATGAGAAGTTAACATGCCAATGCTTAAGCAATAGAATTGCTGGAAGAAACTTGTCTCAAGCTTCTTATTGTAAACATGTCCCTGATAAAGTAATGAACCAGCCTTCTATTGCTATAACAGAGAGACTGAAGAATGTATCCGAAGCTTCAGTGGCTGATGACAGTTCGTCCAAAGCCATAACAGAGAAAAAGGGCGCTTGTAGAGATTCTGTAGTATCTAAAGGACAACCAAAGTTCGGtttctcttctggatcttccaGCGCTGTGGTTACAAAGTTTCAGATGTCACCTGAAGTTAACAATGTATCCTCTATTGCTAAACATAGGAAACATAAAAATCTATGTGATGAAGGATCAAGAATTGAGAAATGTTCCACATCCAGCTATGTGCGTACCAATAGCACAGGATGTGAAGAAGCCATAAATAGTTTTACCATATCTCAGTTCGATCCATCTCGAGTGAAGCGCAAGAGTAATCAGATTTCTGAGGGAAGTAGACTGGAGGAAAAGGACAATGAGGAGCCTTGTTTTGGACCCCCCAAAAAATTTAGAACATTGAGGTTCTCTGGTAAAAATTCCGAATCAGATGATTGTACTAGGACTAGTTCTCAGTCATCCCAAAAGGGGGGTTGCCAACCACAAAATGAGGTTAACTCATTTTCTTGCAAGGTGCTGAGAACCAAGCGAAAACATCCTATAATGCAACTGAATAAGCCTGCGAAACAGCTTCATAACCAGAACAAGGTTTTCAAAGGTGATGATGAGCAACCAGATACCAAGGGCAGTTGTTTTGGTGGATCAGATTCCTTTGATAGAAGAAAGCAAGTAGAGGATATGACCATTCTGGAGAGAACAAAACATCACCGGGAAGGGAGTCGGGTATTTGTCCGCAAACTGCCTAAATATGTATCTCTGAATTGCATTGTCAATGAACCTAACAGTGAAGATGCTTGGAGTGGGAGTGCTGGAATTGATCCTAGCCTAATTGTCACAGGGATAGCAAACGATAACCGGAAATCTCCCAAGATTGTTTCACTCAGTCTGGTTCTTAAAAAGGCTAAGAGATGTCATTCCGTTAAACTCTGTAAGACAGAAAGCACCCACTTGTATGAGGAAAAGGGCTCAGATTGTTCTGTGACCAGCTCAGATTATTCTGTAGATAAGTATTCCGTTGATAATGAAGATTGTGGCCCACAAGCTGAATATGAAATGCAGGGTTCCAAAAGGAGTAGGTATTCATCTAATGGTTTGAGGTCTCATTTTGTGAATCACTGCAAAAGACCATCTGGTGGTATAGTTCAAAAACTTTAATTTTAGCTACTTTGAACATATAGCTTGCCGTGATTTTCCTTTAGAGAACTAGAAATATGAAAAGGCCTCTCATTTCAGTTCTTGGAGAAGATGATCCTCTTGGTCTAACAGATGTGGAAACAGAATTTCTGTTGATAACATCATCAATAAGTAATGGTACAAGAAGAGTACCGTAGTATGTTTGGCTCTATAGTACTGAAATTGATTATGCTCCATAAGATGGATGATGTTTGTCTAGATGCCCTGCAGTTAGCACCTTTCTTTGAAGCCATTTCAGAGAAAACGATTTAATTGTGTTTCGCCATGTGATATACAATTTAACTATATTTTATTTGACATAAGAAAATGGGAACAATcccttttcttaaaaaaaaagaatggcACAGCCATGAATGGATCCTGCGCCACATTGCTGCGGCTCCTTTGTTTTCCCAAGTGGCTACATACCCCAGTTTATGTATAACTATTAACACGAGCAACAGTTGTCTTTTGTACATGAAAAATGTATCAGGATGTACTAGCAAACTGCAGTTTTTTGTTCACTAACATTGTGTTTCAACCATATACAGGGACTAAGAATCGAAGAGCAAGTGTATCCTTTGCTAGGATCAAGAGCCATACTGAATTTGCAAACAGATCAGCATGCTATTCTGGCAGTGACAAAGACAATGCTGTGCTAACCCATGAAGTGAATGTTAGGAGGTTGTGACTCCAGTACATGCATGATGCATCTTGTACATTTGTTTACCAAGGATATGTTCTTGGCAGCATACTCTATATTTATCTaatttatttcattacaaactGATCTGATAAAGTTATGCTTAATGTCTTATACAGGCACAGTGGAAGGCTCAGCTCAGATGCTCCATGCTGTGTTTGTGGAATCTCAGACCTGGAGCCTTGCAATCAATTGATACAGTGCAGCAAGTGCTATATCAAAGTATCCCATCCAAAAAGTGCTATATCAAAGTATTTCACATTACTTCTTACCTGTGCCCTAGTACTACTGCATATTTATAGAGGTCTGTATTTTGTGTAGGTGCACCAAGCTTGCTATGGTGTTCTAAAAGTTCCTAGAGGTCAATGGTTCTGTAGACCCTGCAAGACTAATACCCTGAACGCAGTAAGCAAATTCATTTTCAGAAACAGAAAGTAATTTCTTTAAGCATTTGGTAATGTCACGAGGTAGATTAGTACATGCATTCTTGTGGAGATTTACTCAGTGTAGCATGTCATATGCAAACTAAAAGAGTGGCTTTGCCAGTTCATCTTCTCAtcattaattaagcatgttgaTTTCTTTGCTTTAGTACCATGATAAAACTATATTTTCCATTCTTACTGTCCTTAGGCAATAAGCCTATGATTTCGTTGTTTATGGAAGAGATGACATGTAGCCAATGATTTAACTGGTTAAGAGAAACACATGCTTTATGAATTTAGCAGGCTGGTTAAAAACAAAAAGAATTTGATGGTTCTTTCTGCAAGTGGACCTAGATATGGTGATAAAATTTTGACACTGGAATTCAGGAACATGATATCTAGAAGGATGTGTTAAGAAACTGGTCAATTCTTTCACCAGTAGCAA is part of the Panicum hallii strain FIL2 chromosome 2, PHallii_v3.1, whole genome shotgun sequence genome and encodes:
- the LOC112881999 gene encoding uncharacterized protein LOC112881999 isoform X2, with translation MDGASWPARWPPPPLPSQMDGVTLRHLLRPFAGQEAAAGGRAAAAPEQLVTNPSAAQSGQPARAGPSNELLAQVPGSYSTFGLAPDLKALFGKPSASNAADIIDLTRASPPGSAATATLPMHSRHGLTASSSNEQFSAGAPFRNKTANGMGTFTGEGSTKEGMTDGGIQFHDSSAHALQKLPFKSTTHHHPTLLGDRIRVTCLNVGGEFFVGEAGLFGVICLCHRLRMSVAKFCEHAGGTPEKAGEIVRVENGMTIAQWFKFCIGVGGSIASTRWDWPEWACMKSSPEEYMLKSLASRNSGTGKVGLLGGYGKNTGPINNPDYSSNLYIEGGGCTNVDKQMNGSDETNYRKSVDVHEALIKNSALLQNSTIMNLGLAKNHMVHALNLNPLSTPNGSLHFEASRGRHYNGNHLAHNYGILPEKNLDASFHNPGPHSTRVVSHDSRVCRPDFPHKILQDNLCNPSNTELKLGQSSYHQPMTTLFPLGQSTVIDFQKSQSHRPLVNQNPYPKQATKINSNLAEHNEASISTGNKKQPLEVANGTKHSEGGERTDDTSKNSFISLFLSHLERNSTPEHIDDILNSNEHYHPKNPDVACGSDHPKIASRQIETRVNDYHPKLPPTIIHMNRRSEGISLSGAYSGDNPQDTFHANSQEKLIHGDCPSRLLPNQPNAGLSKNCARVSCPANCMSCTHVANKSHQVAHGEIGVPFYDKMPRGQGTFERVDDLCTHRSLRAYAKINCENGKSCCSSREFLPSSCQNDQSTLGKSICACCCKIREDVSKLGFIPGHLCRTSFSSDLGPVLASKPTLEGQDELCACSTFAERSSLRSREHILQSSCYACPIDGLYYRSSMGHAADSLTNHPLFDALNTKEQGPCCNGRCCYSVVPKCLSGCGFTKHCDVRIDQIAHNAPKGKHQLQMPTRCCTLEENEKLTCQCLSNRIAGRNLSQASYCKHVPDKVMNQPSIAITERLKNVSEASVADDSSSKAITEKKGACRDSVVSKGQPKFGFSSGSSSAVVTKFQMSPEVNNVSSIAKHRKHKNLCDEGSRIEKCSTSSYVRTNSTGCEEAINSFTISQFDPSRVKRKSNQISEGSRLEEKDNEEPCFGPPKKFRTLRFSGKNSESDDCTRTSSQSSQKGGCQPQNEVNSFSCKVLRTKRKHPIMQLNKPAKQLHNQNKVFKGDDEQPDTKGSCFGGSDSFDRRKQVEDMTILERTKHHREGSRVFVRKLPKYVSLNCIVNEPNSEDAWSGSAGIDPSLIVTGIANDNRKSPKIVSLSLVLKKAKRCHSVKLCKTESTHLYEEKGSDCSVTSSDYSVDKYSVDNEDCGPQAEYEMQGSKRSRYSSNGLRSHFVNHCKRPSGGTKNRRASVSFARIKSHTEFANRSACYSGSDKDNAVLTHEVNVRRHSGRLSSDAPCCVCGISDLEPCNQLIQCSKCYIKVHQACYGVLKVPRGQWFCRPCKTNTLNAVCVLCGYGGGAMTRALKTKNILKSLLKGLTTIARSEKYVDSLGNASNECTSLQNPVDSAHGDSIVNMENITSNSWTSINHNSSLLGPRTMQWVHMVCGLWTPGTKCPNAATMSAFDVSGASPAKRNTACSICGRTGGSFIKCRDVNCLVLFHPWCAHQRGLLQSEPEGERNENIGFYGQCMDHANDYSSHINSKKECLRSSNWTCARTEGYKGREGEGYPGTSHRKSEVYSGEFSVSQEQINAWVRINGSKPCGRGQEYIHYKQLKGWKHLVVYKSGIHGLGLYTSVFIPRGSMVVEYVGEIVGQRVADKREIEYQSGKRQQYKSACYFFKIDREHIIDATRKGGIARFVNHSCQPNCVAKIISVRNEKKVMFFAERHINPGEEITYDYHFNREDDGQKIPCFCRSRYCRRYLN